One region of Marivirga arenosa genomic DNA includes:
- a CDS encoding zinc-dependent metalloprotease, translating to MKQLLFVLSISMLFSYQTANAQLFGKKKKASETKKTEKPKGEFKNYADIIKAGVKSDDGLFTVHQKDGKLYYEIPFDKLEKDLLLVSRIVKLPDNFGGGYINAGSKVNEQVVRWYKRDKNIDLKVISFTNESDEESPISKSVEANNFFPILFSTEIEAINPDSTAYLVDVSKLYTDEVSAINAMSDGLRKRYKVKRLDKNRSYIESANAYPQNIEVKHLMTYDAGNPPERDQAGTISMLLNQSMILLPEDKMKPRLADDRVGWFTLEKYDYNSDELKSDRYELIRRWRLVPKDIEAYKRGELVEPVKPIVYYLDPATPEKWRPYFIQGIEDWNVAFEAAGFKNAIIAKEAPSPEEDPDFSPEDVRYSVVRYVASTTRNAVGPSVTDPRTGEIIESDIIWYHNHLRSYRNRFMIEAGAQTEAARTLQTPEEEIGEMMRMVIAHEVGHAIGLPHNMKASSAYPTDSLRSATFTQKYGLTPSIMDYARVNYVAQPEDEGVRYIRMMGPYDKYAINWGYRYLADAETKEDEKATLDEWILEKAGNPWYEFGSGYGVADPRANRESLGDDHVKASEYGLANLKKVVPNLVEWTSEDGKGYEELAEVYRELGYMWWGYNRHVIANVGGVYETRKTSNQEGVVYEHVPADIQRNAVAFLNEHTFTNHEWLLNKDILQRIEDDGAIERVKALQVRALSSLLDEDRILRMIENESLNGNQAYSALEMLEDVRRGIFSELYRSQSVDAYRRNIQRTYIDLAAEKIAELDAEKNQDSDIIISDIIPLMRAELNQLKTDISSRRYRTSDRMSRIHYDDLLARIDKTFAE from the coding sequence GAAAAAAGCATCTGAAACAAAAAAAACTGAAAAGCCAAAAGGTGAATTCAAAAATTATGCTGATATCATCAAAGCAGGGGTTAAATCGGATGATGGACTTTTTACCGTTCACCAAAAAGATGGTAAATTATATTACGAAATCCCTTTCGATAAATTAGAAAAGGATCTATTACTAGTAAGCAGAATAGTTAAATTACCTGATAATTTTGGTGGTGGTTATATTAATGCCGGTTCAAAGGTAAATGAACAAGTCGTTAGGTGGTACAAGCGTGATAAAAATATTGACCTTAAAGTAATCAGCTTTACCAATGAAAGTGACGAAGAAAGTCCAATATCAAAGTCTGTGGAAGCCAATAATTTCTTTCCTATTTTATTTAGCACTGAGATTGAAGCTATAAATCCCGACTCTACTGCTTATTTGGTCGATGTAAGTAAATTATACACTGACGAAGTTAGCGCTATTAATGCAATGTCTGATGGCTTAAGAAAAAGGTATAAAGTTAAAAGATTAGATAAAAATCGCTCTTACATAGAATCAGCTAATGCTTACCCTCAGAATATTGAAGTAAAACACTTAATGACCTATGATGCGGGGAATCCACCAGAAAGAGATCAGGCAGGAACTATAAGTATGCTACTCAACCAATCAATGATTTTACTTCCTGAAGATAAAATGAAACCTCGTTTAGCTGATGACAGAGTAGGTTGGTTTACCTTAGAAAAATATGATTACAATTCTGATGAATTAAAGTCAGACCGCTATGAATTAATAAGAAGATGGAGGTTAGTTCCTAAGGATATAGAAGCCTATAAAAGAGGTGAGTTGGTTGAACCGGTTAAGCCGATAGTATATTATTTAGATCCAGCTACTCCAGAAAAATGGAGACCTTACTTTATTCAAGGAATTGAAGATTGGAATGTAGCTTTTGAAGCGGCAGGATTTAAAAATGCAATCATTGCAAAAGAAGCCCCTAGTCCGGAAGAAGATCCTGATTTTAGTCCTGAAGACGTTCGATATTCAGTAGTTCGTTATGTAGCTAGTACAACACGTAATGCTGTAGGACCATCAGTAACGGATCCAAGAACAGGTGAGATTATTGAAAGTGATATCATCTGGTATCATAACCATTTAAGATCATACAGAAACAGGTTTATGATCGAAGCAGGAGCACAAACTGAAGCAGCCAGAACACTTCAAACTCCTGAAGAAGAAATTGGTGAAATGATGCGTATGGTGATTGCACATGAGGTAGGACATGCTATCGGTTTACCACACAATATGAAAGCAAGTTCAGCCTACCCTACCGACTCTTTAAGATCAGCAACTTTCACTCAAAAATATGGCCTCACTCCTTCTATTATGGATTATGCCCGAGTGAATTATGTAGCTCAGCCTGAAGATGAAGGCGTAAGATACATCAGAATGATGGGACCTTATGATAAGTATGCTATTAATTGGGGTTATCGCTATTTAGCAGATGCTGAAACCAAAGAAGATGAAAAGGCTACACTTGATGAATGGATTCTTGAAAAGGCTGGAAATCCATGGTATGAGTTTGGAAGCGGATATGGAGTAGCTGACCCAAGAGCTAATAGAGAGAGTTTGGGTGATGATCATGTTAAAGCCAGTGAATATGGCTTAGCCAATTTGAAGAAGGTAGTTCCAAACTTAGTTGAATGGACTTCTGAAGATGGAAAAGGATATGAAGAGCTTGCAGAAGTCTACAGAGAATTAGGTTATATGTGGTGGGGTTATAATCGCCATGTAATTGCCAATGTAGGTGGTGTTTATGAAACCAGAAAAACGTCAAATCAGGAAGGCGTAGTTTATGAGCATGTTCCTGCTGATATTCAACGTAATGCCGTTGCTTTCTTGAATGAACATACTTTCACTAATCATGAGTGGTTATTGAATAAAGATATACTCCAAAGAATAGAAGATGATGGAGCGATTGAGAGAGTAAAAGCCTTGCAAGTAAGAGCATTAAGCAGTCTTTTAGATGAAGATAGAATCCTTAGAATGATTGAAAATGAAAGCTTAAATGGAAATCAAGCTTATTCTGCTCTTGAAATGTTAGAAGATGTTAGAAGAGGAATATTCTCAGAATTATATAGAAGTCAATCAGTAGATGCCTACAGAAGAAATATCCAGAGAACTTATATTGATTTAGCGGCTGAAAAAATTGCTGAATTGGATGCAGAAAAGAATCAAGATAGTGATATCATCATTTCTGATATCATTCCATTAATGCGTGCTGAACTAAATCAACTAAAAACGGATATAAGCAGCAGAAGATATAGAACATCAGATCGAATGAGCAGAATTCATTATGATGATTTATTAGCAAGAATTGACAAAACATTTGCGGAGTAA
- the trpF gene encoding phosphoribosylanthranilate isomerase → MALKTFVKISEVNNLSDARYCAGMTVNLMGFDLQKDNPSYVSPENFMELTGWVSGLEFVGEYGDASEDEIKASIKDYELHYLQTDNPAIIPLFKDYKRILRFDMDKVTDAEAVKNTMQEVENEVEFFLFESGNGNHYKENVVNQVLDLSKDHPVVLGFNIDDNNVMSLVENTSIKGISLKGGEEIRPGYKDFDELADILETLEIDDTVE, encoded by the coding sequence ATGGCTTTAAAAACATTCGTTAAAATATCTGAGGTAAATAATTTAAGTGATGCACGTTATTGTGCCGGCATGACGGTGAACTTAATGGGCTTTGACTTGCAAAAAGATAATCCTTCTTATGTGAGCCCTGAAAATTTCATGGAACTTACCGGTTGGGTATCAGGCCTTGAATTTGTAGGTGAATACGGTGATGCTTCAGAAGATGAGATTAAAGCCAGTATAAAAGACTATGAACTTCATTATTTACAAACGGATAATCCTGCCATCATTCCCCTTTTTAAGGATTACAAAAGAATTCTTCGTTTTGATATGGATAAAGTGACCGATGCTGAAGCCGTTAAAAACACCATGCAAGAAGTAGAGAATGAAGTAGAATTCTTCCTTTTTGAATCAGGCAATGGAAATCACTATAAGGAGAATGTGGTCAATCAAGTTTTGGATTTATCGAAAGACCACCCAGTTGTATTAGGTTTTAACATTGATGATAATAATGTAATGAGTTTGGTTGAAAACACCTCTATTAAAGGCATTTCATTAAAAGGTGGTGAAGAAATCAGACCAGGCTATAAAGACTTTGATGAACTAGCGGATATTCTAGAAACGCTAGAGATTGATGATACAGTAGAATAG
- a CDS encoding DUF5018 domain-containing protein has translation MIKSLLWRICLFSAIALTFFQCTEEEEAKSPLNKIEEFSITSMNPPVSGVINEEAFSISLDVPSGTDITDLSPEISISDKATVVPASGTAQDFTSPVVYTVTAENGTVAEYTVTVNVLENTEAIIDTFIFKGFETELAATIDEENKTITALIPRKYDLTKLIPTIEISEFATVTPASETEIDFSKDVIFTVVAEDGTEVEYTASIGYEPRTEKAILIFAFEAFTPTINGVINEDSKAITLTLPWNTSDLTALVPTIEISEGATISPENSTAEDFSFGSVDYTVTAEDGSTQDYEVTVELEAAPTPEFDDLISTSFRKGELVTITGKNFSDISVSFSREGFSSGPSLESEGETSFSFNVPNNVSFETGTYSFIVYIRNEKYVLGDVQILPPAPTISDFVSSTDDDNIIVRINGRNFIEGENKVYFVKNDVRTEAYIR, from the coding sequence ATGATTAAATCCCTTTTATGGAGAATATGCTTATTCTCTGCAATTGCTTTAACATTTTTCCAATGTACGGAGGAAGAGGAAGCAAAAAGTCCATTGAACAAAATTGAGGAATTCTCTATTACATCCATGAATCCACCTGTTTCAGGTGTCATAAATGAAGAAGCATTTTCAATTTCATTAGATGTACCCAGTGGCACAGATATTACCGATTTAAGTCCTGAAATTTCTATTTCGGATAAAGCAACTGTTGTACCCGCTTCAGGTACTGCACAAGACTTTACTAGTCCGGTAGTCTATACAGTAACAGCAGAGAATGGTACTGTTGCTGAATATACAGTTACTGTAAATGTGTTAGAAAACACAGAAGCTATAATTGACACCTTTATTTTCAAAGGATTTGAGACAGAATTAGCAGCAACAATAGATGAAGAGAATAAAACTATAACTGCTCTTATACCTAGAAAATATGACCTAACTAAATTAATTCCAACAATTGAAATTTCAGAATTTGCAACCGTGACTCCAGCTTCTGAAACTGAAATAGATTTTTCGAAAGATGTAATCTTTACAGTTGTGGCTGAAGATGGTACGGAAGTAGAGTATACTGCTTCTATAGGATATGAGCCACGCACAGAGAAAGCAATTTTAATTTTTGCTTTTGAAGCATTTACTCCAACTATTAATGGCGTAATCAATGAAGATTCAAAGGCTATTACACTTACATTACCTTGGAATACCAGTGACTTAACTGCTTTGGTACCAACTATAGAAATTTCAGAAGGAGCAACTATTTCTCCTGAAAATAGTACTGCAGAAGATTTTTCTTTTGGTTCAGTAGATTATACCGTAACGGCTGAAGATGGTTCTACTCAGGACTATGAAGTTACAGTTGAATTAGAGGCAGCACCAACGCCAGAATTTGACGATTTGATTTCTACATCTTTCAGAAAAGGTGAACTAGTAACAATAACTGGTAAGAATTTTAGTGATATAAGTGTTTCATTTTCTAGAGAAGGTTTCAGTTCCGGCCCCTCTTTAGAGTCCGAAGGAGAAACAAGTTTTTCATTTAATGTACCCAATAATGTATCTTTTGAGACAGGTACTTATTCATTTATTGTATATATAAGAAATGAAAAATATGTTCTGGGTGATGTGCAAATTCTGCCTCCAGCTCCAACTATTTCTGATTTTGTTAGCTCAACAGATGATGATAATATTATCGTAAGGATCAATGGAAGAAACTTTATTGAGGGAGAAAACAAAGTATACTTTGTTAAAAATGATGTGAGAACCGAAGCTTACATACGTTAA
- a CDS encoding type II toxin-antitoxin system RelE/ParE family toxin yields MNYRLIVRPEAELDILESSQWYEDKQKNLGIRFLEKIEEKLLLITQNPLHYQVRYKNTRLALIEHFPYAIHFIVDQKELIVIAVLGTRDDPGKWA; encoded by the coding sequence GTGAATTATCGCTTAATTGTTAGGCCTGAAGCTGAGCTTGATATTTTAGAATCATCTCAATGGTACGAGGATAAGCAGAAAAATCTAGGTATACGCTTTTTAGAAAAGATTGAGGAAAAATTACTTCTAATTACTCAAAATCCACTTCATTATCAAGTCAGATATAAAAACACCCGCCTAGCCTTAATAGAGCATTTTCCTTATGCTATCCATTTTATTGTAGATCAAAAAGAGTTAATCGTAATAGCTGTATTGGGTACCCGAGATGATCCCGGAAAATGGGCATAA
- a CDS encoding addiction module protein: MGTAQIRELLHEYINQADERLINLMYAMVQANLKEEDYGLSEAHKKVLDERLAAYQTDPSEGSSWEEVKNRIRNQL; encoded by the coding sequence ATGGGTACAGCTCAAATTAGGGAACTACTTCATGAATACATTAACCAAGCAGATGAACGACTCATCAATTTAATGTATGCCATGGTTCAGGCAAATCTGAAAGAAGAGGATTATGGTTTAAGTGAAGCACATAAAAAAGTACTAGATGAAAGATTAGCAGCATATCAAACTGATCCTTCTGAAGGATCAAGTTGGGAAGAAGTTAAAAATCGCATTAGAAATCAATTGTGA
- a CDS encoding IS1380 family transposase: protein MKVINSKQISPFGGLNFVIKALDNRSIGSTLNNELPDLPKQSQFDWRDIIYNFWSIYFCGGDCIEDLSENLKHTLKDNPLLRSCSPDSLLKRMKEFSVPSQEFGTPRGNSVHQFSINDKLNELNLKLLNKVDRIKDREHPVVLDYDNTLIFTEKSDAKMTYKKAFGYAPGVGIIEDKVVYIENRNGNSDAQTLQQDTLARMFSLLKKQGVKVDVFRADSASYQLSTLLEVVENVDKFYIKARMNAQLYSTIDTIENWEKIEIAGEEAYRASIEFSPFKQAASRLKYQKPLKNYRYVVTKIKRIDGQLNLFTGEDYTYSAIITNDKNLSNDQVVFFYNQRGKIEREFDALKNDFGWGNLPFSNLEHNTVFLLFSAICKNLYTHIIKEFSKKVKGLKAHFRIKKFIFRFICTPAKWVKNARCWKLRIYGNLAFKT, encoded by the coding sequence ATGAAGGTAATAAATTCGAAACAGATCAGCCCATTTGGCGGTTTGAATTTTGTTATAAAAGCTCTTGACAACCGATCAATAGGTAGTACATTAAACAACGAACTTCCTGATTTACCCAAGCAAAGCCAATTTGATTGGAGGGATATAATTTATAATTTTTGGTCAATTTATTTTTGTGGTGGTGATTGTATAGAGGATCTGTCAGAGAACTTGAAGCATACATTGAAGGACAATCCTCTTCTGAGAAGTTGCAGTCCCGACAGCTTGTTAAAAAGAATGAAGGAGTTCTCTGTTCCTTCTCAGGAATTTGGTACACCCAGAGGCAACTCTGTACACCAATTCAGCATTAACGATAAGCTAAACGAACTTAACCTGAAATTATTAAACAAAGTAGACCGAATTAAGGATAGAGAGCATCCTGTTGTACTCGACTATGACAATACCTTGATTTTCACAGAAAAATCAGATGCTAAAATGACCTATAAAAAAGCATTTGGTTATGCGCCTGGCGTGGGCATAATTGAAGACAAGGTCGTGTATATTGAAAACAGAAATGGTAACAGTGATGCTCAAACTTTACAGCAGGATACATTGGCAAGGATGTTTTCCTTACTTAAAAAGCAGGGAGTCAAAGTAGATGTTTTTAGGGCTGATTCCGCTTCCTATCAATTATCGACTTTGCTTGAAGTTGTTGAAAATGTGGACAAGTTTTATATAAAAGCAAGAATGAACGCTCAACTCTACAGCACCATAGACACTATAGAAAACTGGGAAAAGATAGAGATAGCTGGCGAAGAGGCCTACAGGGCATCAATAGAATTTTCACCCTTCAAACAAGCCGCAAGCCGACTAAAATATCAAAAACCTTTAAAGAATTATAGATATGTTGTCACCAAAATCAAGAGAATTGATGGACAACTCAACCTGTTTACAGGCGAGGATTATACTTACAGTGCTATCATCACAAATGATAAAAATTTAAGCAATGATCAAGTGGTATTTTTTTATAATCAAAGGGGGAAAATCGAACGGGAATTTGATGCATTAAAAAACGATTTTGGATGGGGAAACTTACCATTCTCGAATTTAGAACATAATACCGTATTTCTGCTTTTTTCTGCAATATGTAAGAACTTATATACTCATATCATCAAAGAATTTTCAAAAAAGGTAAAGGGGTTAAAAGCCCATTTCAGGATAAAGAAGTTCATATTCAGATTTATATGCACTCCTGCCAAATGGGTTAAAAATGCCCGCTGCTGGAAGCTAAGGATATATGGAAACCTAGCATTTAAAACTTGA
- a CDS encoding MarR family winged helix-turn-helix transcriptional regulator gives MDDQFASLYLENQICFPLYAASRLTTKLYTPYLKELDITYPQYLVLLVLWQHNAQTVNKIGERLMLETNTLTPLLKRLESKEFIKRTRSKEDERTVIVSLTKAGEKLKEKAVKIPEKIIGSFQDESVSEEEIVNFRDTLNKLINTLGGKF, from the coding sequence ATGGATGATCAATTTGCATCATTGTATTTGGAGAACCAGATTTGTTTTCCACTTTATGCTGCCTCAAGGCTAACTACTAAATTATATACTCCATATTTAAAGGAGTTGGATATCACTTATCCGCAATATTTAGTGTTGTTGGTGTTGTGGCAGCATAACGCTCAAACCGTAAATAAAATAGGGGAGCGCTTGATGCTTGAGACCAACACCTTAACCCCATTATTAAAACGCTTAGAATCTAAAGAATTCATTAAGCGTACTCGCTCGAAGGAAGATGAAAGAACAGTTATTGTATCCTTAACCAAAGCAGGAGAGAAGCTCAAAGAAAAAGCGGTTAAGATCCCCGAGAAAATCATAGGTTCTTTTCAAGATGAATCCGTTTCTGAAGAGGAAATAGTGAATTTTCGCGATACATTGAATAAACTTATTAATACTCTAGGCGGTAAATTTTAA
- a CDS encoding glutathione peroxidase, whose amino-acid sequence MSFYNYEAKRLNGENQSMKDYENKTVVVVNTASKCGLTPQYEGLENLYKKYKDDGLVILGFPCNQFANQESGDSEQIQEFCQLNYGVSFPMFEKIEVNGNNAHPIFKYLKTKLKGGLLGSAIKWNFTKFVIDKNGNPVKRFSPTTKPEKMEATIKKLL is encoded by the coding sequence ATGAGCTTTTATAATTATGAAGCCAAAAGACTGAATGGTGAAAATCAGTCGATGAAGGATTATGAAAATAAGACTGTTGTAGTAGTGAATACTGCTAGTAAATGTGGCTTAACACCGCAGTATGAAGGATTAGAAAATCTTTATAAAAAATATAAGGATGATGGCTTAGTAATTTTGGGTTTCCCTTGTAATCAATTTGCAAATCAGGAATCAGGGGATTCTGAACAAATTCAGGAATTCTGTCAGCTTAATTATGGCGTGAGTTTCCCTATGTTTGAAAAAATTGAGGTAAATGGAAATAATGCACATCCTATTTTTAAATATTTGAAGACCAAGTTAAAAGGAGGCTTATTAGGAAGCGCTATAAAATGGAATTTTACTAAATTCGTTATTGATAAAAATGGAAATCCAGTTAAAAGATTTTCGCCTACTACTAAGCCCGAAAAAATGGAAGCTACCATTAAGAAGTTATTATAA
- a CDS encoding DoxX family protein yields the protein MKTNTIQNVFRIILGAFMTFAGIGHLTFQRDEFLAQVPRWLPTDPAFMDFVVLSSGVVEITLGVLMIFLTKHKAKVGIALAVFYILIFPGNISQYTNGIDAFGLDTDQKRLIRLFFQPILVIWALWSTAGWNYLKLKLNTKL from the coding sequence ATGAAAACAAATACGATTCAAAATGTTTTTAGAATTATACTAGGGGCATTCATGACGTTTGCTGGAATTGGTCACTTAACATTTCAAAGAGATGAGTTTCTTGCTCAAGTTCCTAGATGGCTACCTACAGATCCTGCTTTTATGGATTTTGTGGTGTTATCATCAGGAGTTGTGGAGATTACTTTAGGAGTGTTAATGATATTTTTAACAAAACATAAAGCAAAAGTAGGAATAGCATTAGCTGTATTTTATATACTGATATTTCCTGGTAACATCTCGCAATACACAAATGGTATAGATGCTTTTGGATTAGATACGGATCAAAAAAGATTGATCAGATTGTTTTTTCAACCCATATTGGTAATTTGGGCTTTATGGTCTACAGCAGGATGGAATTATTTAAAACTAAAACTAAATACTAAATTATGA
- a CDS encoding SanA/YdcF family protein — MIKFSIKLGLLLFVSAIVFAIIANVFIISKTRGYIYDDLAIIPKRDVALVLGTSKRNMKGEANSFFDNRIEAAANLYHSGKVKGLLLSGDNRTRYYNEPNDMKNALMQKGVPDSVISIDTAGLRTLESVYRCKEVFNQNNVTIITQQFHAFRALYISQHYELDAIAYSAAEVPVYSSAKVTIREFFARPKALLDIYFLNSYHNVEQEISQQ, encoded by the coding sequence ATGATTAAGTTTTCTATCAAGCTAGGCTTATTATTATTTGTTTCAGCAATTGTATTTGCAATTATTGCAAATGTGTTTATAATTTCTAAAACAAGAGGTTATATCTATGACGATTTAGCTATTATACCCAAAAGAGATGTTGCTTTAGTTTTAGGAACTAGTAAACGCAACATGAAAGGAGAAGCCAATAGCTTTTTTGATAATAGAATTGAAGCCGCAGCTAATTTGTATCATAGTGGGAAGGTTAAAGGTCTATTATTAAGCGGAGATAATAGAACACGTTATTATAATGAACCTAATGACATGAAGAATGCTTTAATGCAAAAAGGTGTTCCCGATAGTGTTATTTCAATCGATACGGCTGGATTAAGAACCTTAGAAAGTGTTTATCGCTGTAAAGAAGTATTTAATCAAAATAATGTCACCATCATTACTCAGCAATTTCATGCTTTTAGAGCCTTGTATATTAGTCAACATTATGAGCTAGATGCCATTGCATATTCAGCTGCTGAGGTTCCCGTTTATTCATCCGCTAAAGTCACCATTAGAGAGTTTTTTGCTCGCCCTAAAGCTTTATTAGATATTTATTTCCTGAATTCGTACCACAATGTGGAGCAGGAAATCAGCCAACAGTAA
- a CDS encoding TrmH family RNA methyltransferase has product MNKELKHFLINKFSEFLSDERKEFIENVLDNRTDYIRVVLEDIRDPHNANAIIRSGECLGIQHFHVIENENAFKLGRGVSRGAIKWVDVHQYPESATPTVDVFNDLKSKGYRIVVTSPNEKASAPESLSLDQPIAIVMGNERDGISEEAKDLADDFIRLPMHGFTESYNVSVAAGLTLYSLVSKMRASVEKWQFNAQLKDDYRLRWYKKCMARPDDYENYFVKEFESQH; this is encoded by the coding sequence ATGAATAAAGAATTAAAGCATTTTCTAATTAATAAATTCTCTGAATTCTTATCTGACGAAAGAAAGGAATTTATAGAAAATGTATTGGATAATAGAACGGATTACATTCGTGTTGTGCTGGAAGACATACGAGATCCTCATAATGCGAATGCTATTATTCGTTCGGGTGAATGTTTAGGGATTCAACATTTTCATGTAATTGAAAACGAAAATGCATTTAAATTAGGTAGAGGCGTAAGTAGGGGAGCTATTAAATGGGTGGATGTGCATCAATACCCTGAAAGTGCAACTCCCACGGTCGATGTATTCAATGATCTCAAATCAAAAGGTTACAGAATAGTAGTAACAAGCCCCAATGAAAAAGCTAGTGCACCAGAATCCTTATCTTTAGACCAACCTATAGCCATTGTAATGGGGAATGAAAGAGATGGAATAAGTGAGGAAGCAAAAGATTTAGCGGATGATTTTATCAGATTACCTATGCATGGGTTTACAGAAAGCTATAATGTTTCGGTAGCTGCTGGATTAACTTTATATAGTTTGGTCAGCAAAATGAGAGCTTCTGTAGAAAAATGGCAATTTAATGCACAATTAAAAGATGATTATCGTTTGAGGTGGTATAAAAAGTGCATGGCACGACCTGACGATTATGAAAATTATTTCGTTAAGGAATTTGAATCTCAGCATTAA